Proteins from a genomic interval of Kitasatospora kifunensis:
- a CDS encoding serine hydrolase domain-containing protein has product MLDDLADFCTGALAEHDCPSVSVAVAERGELVLAQAYGWADLAGRRPATPQTAYSLNSITKSLTAIGTCLAADAGLLDLDAPVPGPYARPGAKVGAKVGAEVRAGAGAEAADWPEPTVRQLLQHRGGLGGYYNFEHEGGPLIDPARYLTLLREPGSGFEYSNLGYQQVGRLLESVTGLPLPDYLRQRLFWPLGLIDLRLGVDYTGPGPRAERYTVDRRAYPLYRSGTPGASAGWGTASSLVLLAQRYAELLKPETLAAMHVGPPVNEHVAYGLGWNLSRGAGPVIHSHGGGGAGVASMLLAMPGLGLSVSVLCNSTDKSARDKIINHVMGELVPGYRPELIAPMTPEPVLRMALPEGHWSGTVTVPGGEVPLELRILADERIEVELPGAQRVTVSAAASPSWALRAAVPLQLPTDDAKLNSPAIVLELRRAEQGRQQDQQQGRRLEQRQEQRLVGVLRVYKAGDGEGWFGNYLTHPCELLLQSS; this is encoded by the coding sequence ATGCTGGACGATCTGGCGGACTTCTGCACCGGGGCACTGGCGGAACACGACTGCCCGTCCGTCTCCGTGGCGGTGGCCGAGCGCGGTGAGCTGGTGCTGGCCCAGGCGTACGGCTGGGCGGACCTCGCGGGCCGGCGGCCGGCGACGCCGCAGACCGCCTACTCGCTCAACTCGATCACCAAGTCGTTGACCGCCATCGGCACCTGCCTGGCGGCGGACGCCGGACTGCTGGACCTGGACGCGCCGGTGCCCGGCCCGTACGCGCGCCCGGGGGCCAAAGTGGGGGCCAAAGTGGGGGCCGAAGTGAGGGCCGGAGCGGGGGCCGAAGCAGCCGACTGGCCGGAACCCACGGTGCGCCAGTTGCTCCAGCACCGTGGCGGCCTCGGTGGGTACTACAACTTCGAGCACGAGGGCGGGCCGCTGATCGATCCGGCACGCTATCTGACGCTGCTGCGCGAGCCCGGCAGTGGCTTCGAGTACTCCAACCTCGGCTATCAGCAGGTCGGCCGCCTGCTGGAGTCGGTCACCGGCCTGCCGCTGCCCGACTACCTGCGCCAGCGGCTCTTCTGGCCGCTGGGCCTGATCGACCTGCGGCTCGGCGTCGACTACACGGGCCCGGGCCCCAGGGCCGAGCGCTACACCGTGGACCGGCGCGCCTACCCGCTCTACCGCAGCGGCACGCCGGGCGCCTCGGCCGGTTGGGGGACCGCCAGTAGCCTGGTGCTTCTCGCCCAGCGGTACGCGGAGCTGCTGAAGCCCGAGACGCTGGCCGCGATGCACGTGGGGCCGCCGGTCAACGAGCACGTCGCTTACGGCCTGGGCTGGAACCTCTCGCGGGGGGCCGGTCCGGTGATCCACAGCCACGGCGGTGGCGGTGCCGGGGTGGCGTCGATGCTGCTGGCGATGCCTGGGCTCGGGCTCTCGGTGTCGGTGCTCTGCAACAGCACCGACAAGAGCGCCCGGGACAAGATCATCAACCATGTGATGGGCGAGTTGGTCCCGGGGTACCGTCCCGAGCTGATCGCGCCGATGACGCCGGAGCCGGTGCTGCGGATGGCACTGCCCGAGGGCCACTGGTCGGGCACGGTCACCGTGCCGGGCGGTGAAGTGCCCTTGGAGCTGCGGATTCTGGCGGACGAGCGGATCGAGGTCGAGCTGCCCGGTGCGCAGCGCGTGACGGTCTCCGCGGCCGCGTCGCCGAGTTGGGCGCTGCGGGCTGCAGTGCCGCTCCAACTGCCCACCGATGATGCCAAGTTGAACAGCCCAGCGATCGTGCTCGAACTGCGTCGGGCCGAGCAGGGGCGGCAGCAGGACCAGCAGCAGGGGCGGCGGTTGGAGCAGCGACAGGAGCAGCGGCTGGTCGGCGTGCTGCGGGTGTACAAGGCGGGCGATGGCGAGGGCTGGTTCGGCAACTACCTCACCCACCCGTGCGAGTTGCTGCTCCAGAGCTCCTGA
- a CDS encoding YceI family protein has translation MSSTPLTELTGEYLLDPAHTRIGFVARHAMVTKVRGHFKEFEGSAHLDGNDPSKSSTTVTIKTASIDTGNEQRDGHLRTNDFLDAPKFPEIVFTSTGIEALGGERYRLNGNLTIKDVTRPVSLDVEYDGSARDPFGNLRVGFEGSTTISRKDYGITWNAPLEGGGVLVGDKVVLEFDVSAIRQD, from the coding sequence ATGAGCAGCACCCCACTCACCGAGCTGACCGGCGAGTACCTTCTGGACCCCGCCCACACCAGGATCGGCTTCGTGGCCCGACACGCGATGGTCACCAAGGTTCGCGGCCACTTCAAGGAGTTCGAAGGCAGCGCGCACCTGGACGGGAACGACCCGAGCAAGTCCAGCACCACCGTGACCATCAAGACCGCGAGCATCGACACCGGCAACGAGCAGCGCGACGGCCACCTGCGCACCAACGACTTCCTCGACGCGCCGAAGTTCCCCGAGATCGTCTTCACCTCCACCGGCATCGAGGCCCTGGGCGGAGAGCGCTACCGCCTCAACGGCAACCTGACGATCAAGGACGTCACCCGCCCGGTCAGCCTGGACGTGGAGTACGACGGCAGCGCCCGTGACCCCTTCGGCAACCTGCGGGTCGGCTTCGAGGGCTCCACCACGATCAGCCGCAAGGACTACGGCATCACCTGGAACGCCCCGCTGGAGGGCGGCGGCGTGCTCGTCGGCGACAAGGTCGTACTCGAGTTCGACGTCTCGGCGATCCGCCAGGACTGA
- a CDS encoding DUF3515 domain-containing protein, whose product MSRFQRPLRALQTLPAPVRWLAAPLVLLGCTGAVLMSGGGTYQPPLTAPSPDAKSAGYCAALIKALPATMQNHPRADPPGSPYVAVWQTSPRTVLRCGVPRPTSLNILANQESTGPNVDNVQWYLEKDGHGGYRFTTTLRATYVEVSVPANSTAYPTDALGVVSPAVLNTIPDLNGQFTSDQDNNQ is encoded by the coding sequence GTGTCTCGATTCCAGCGCCCGCTGCGCGCTCTGCAAACCCTGCCCGCGCCGGTGCGCTGGCTGGCGGCGCCGCTCGTGCTGCTCGGCTGCACCGGGGCGGTGCTGATGAGTGGCGGCGGCACGTACCAGCCGCCGCTCACCGCCCCGAGCCCCGATGCCAAGTCCGCCGGCTACTGCGCCGCGCTGATCAAGGCCCTGCCGGCGACGATGCAGAACCACCCGCGCGCCGATCCGCCCGGCTCCCCCTACGTGGCCGTCTGGCAGACCTCGCCCCGTACCGTCCTGCGCTGCGGGGTGCCGCGGCCGACCTCGCTCAACATCCTGGCGAACCAGGAGTCGACCGGCCCGAACGTCGACAACGTCCAGTGGTACCTGGAGAAGGACGGCCACGGCGGCTACCGGTTCACCACCACCCTGCGCGCCACCTACGTCGAGGTGAGCGTCCCGGCCAACTCCACCGCCTACCCGACGGACGCACTCGGCGTGGTCTCACCCGCTGTGCTGAACACCATTCCGGACCTCAACGGACAGTTCACCAGCGACCAGGACAACAACCAGTAG
- a CDS encoding LacI family DNA-binding transcriptional regulator: MSSTAQRPGGPLTGPAGGRGPRRPTLEEVAALAGVGRGTVSRVINGSPRVSERTRAAVEQAVAELGYVPNRAARTLVTSRTDAIALVVPETETRLFSEPYFSDIISGVCAELTETDMQLLLVLVRNQRERERLFAYLRAQRVDGVLLVAVHCDDPLPAVLAELRIPVVLAGRRGDQEPLSYVAADNAGGAKVAVRHLLQRGREKIATITGPLDMDAARARLAGYRDALAEAGRDEREELVALADFTEEGGRAAMRELLDRVPDLDAVFCASDVLAAGALQVLRAAGRRVPEEVALIGFDDSIVARHTDPALTSVRQPIEEMGRMMARLLLDEIAEPGRRNRQLVVPTELVVRDSA, translated from the coding sequence ATGAGCTCCACCGCACAGCGCCCCGGCGGGCCCTTGACCGGCCCTGCGGGCGGGCGCGGGCCGCGACGTCCCACCCTTGAGGAGGTGGCGGCGCTGGCCGGGGTCGGTCGCGGCACGGTCTCGCGCGTGATCAACGGTTCGCCCCGGGTCAGCGAGCGGACGAGGGCCGCGGTCGAGCAGGCGGTGGCCGAACTCGGCTACGTGCCCAACCGGGCGGCGCGCACTCTGGTCACCTCGCGCACCGACGCGATCGCGCTGGTGGTCCCGGAGACCGAGACCCGGCTCTTCTCGGAACCGTACTTCTCCGACATCATCAGCGGAGTCTGCGCGGAACTCACCGAGACCGACATGCAGTTGCTGCTGGTCCTGGTACGCAACCAGCGTGAGCGCGAGCGGCTCTTCGCCTACCTGCGCGCGCAGCGGGTGGACGGCGTGCTGCTGGTGGCCGTGCACTGCGACGATCCGCTGCCGGCCGTGCTGGCGGAGCTGCGGATCCCCGTCGTGCTGGCCGGGCGGCGCGGGGACCAGGAGCCGCTCAGCTACGTCGCCGCCGACAACGCGGGTGGCGCCAAGGTCGCGGTGCGCCATCTGCTGCAGCGCGGTCGGGAGAAGATCGCCACCATCACCGGCCCGCTGGACATGGATGCCGCTCGGGCTCGCCTCGCGGGCTACCGGGATGCCCTGGCGGAGGCCGGCCGTGATGAACGTGAGGAGCTGGTGGCTCTCGCCGACTTCACCGAGGAGGGCGGCCGGGCGGCGATGCGCGAGTTGCTGGACCGCGTCCCGGACCTGGACGCCGTCTTCTGCGCTTCGGACGTGCTGGCCGCCGGCGCGCTCCAGGTCCTGCGGGCGGCCGGTCGCCGGGTGCCCGAGGAGGTGGCGCTGATCGGCTTCGACGATTCGATCGTGGCTCGGCACACCGACCCCGCGCTGACCAGCGTGCGCCAGCCGATCGAGGAGATGGGTCGAATGATGGCCCGCCTGCTGTTGGACGAGATCGCGGAGCCGGGTCGGCGCAACAGGCAACTGGTGGTGCCCACCGAACTGGTGGTCCGCGATTCGGCCTGA
- a CDS encoding SDR family oxidoreductase produces the protein MPDQAAVLPPDHRARPLAGRVALVAGATRGGGRGIAVELGGAGATVYVTGRSSAEGRSELDRPETIEETAARVTAAGGLGIAVRVDHSRPEEVRALVERIAAEQDGRLDLLVNSVWGGDPLTDWEHPLWEQDLDLGLRLLRQAVETHVITSRYALPLLVARGSGLVVEVTDGNTARYRGSFFYDLAKSAVIRLAVGQAAELRPHGVAAVALTPGFLRSEALLEHFGVTEQNWRDGAAKDPNFAYSETPAYLGRAVVALAADPDIMSKTGRALATWGLYREYGFTDADGSTPDFAAHWAKSLEPEYGPLGDPL, from the coding sequence ATGCCAGACCAAGCCGCGGTGCTTCCGCCGGACCATCGCGCCCGCCCGCTCGCCGGGCGGGTGGCGCTGGTCGCGGGTGCCACTCGAGGTGGCGGGCGCGGTATCGCGGTCGAGTTGGGCGGCGCCGGTGCGACCGTCTACGTCACCGGCCGCAGCAGCGCCGAGGGCCGCTCCGAGCTGGACCGGCCGGAGACCATCGAGGAGACGGCCGCGCGGGTGACCGCTGCCGGTGGTCTTGGTATCGCGGTCCGGGTCGACCACAGCCGACCTGAGGAGGTCCGGGCCCTGGTCGAGCGGATCGCGGCCGAACAGGATGGGCGGCTGGACCTGCTGGTCAACTCGGTCTGGGGTGGCGATCCGCTCACCGACTGGGAACACCCGCTCTGGGAGCAGGACTTGGACCTCGGACTGCGGCTGCTGCGGCAGGCGGTCGAGACCCATGTGATCACCAGTCGCTACGCCCTTCCGCTGCTGGTCGCGCGCGGGAGCGGTTTGGTGGTGGAGGTCACCGATGGCAATACCGCTCGCTATCGGGGCAGCTTCTTCTACGACCTGGCGAAGTCGGCGGTGATCCGCCTGGCCGTCGGGCAGGCGGCCGAGCTGCGGCCGCACGGTGTCGCGGCCGTCGCGCTCACGCCGGGCTTCCTGCGTTCGGAGGCGCTGCTGGAGCACTTCGGCGTCACCGAGCAGAACTGGCGGGACGGCGCGGCCAAGGACCCGAACTTCGCCTACTCCGAGACCCCGGCCTATCTCGGTCGGGCCGTGGTCGCGCTGGCGGCCGACCCCGACATCATGTCCAAGACCGGTCGTGCGCTGGCGACTTGGGGTCTGTATCGGGAGTACGGGTTCACCGATGCGGACGGCAGTACGCCGGACTTCGCCGCGCACTGGGCAAAGAGCCTGGAGCCGGAGTACGGGCCGTTGGGTGACCCGCTCTGA
- a CDS encoding TetR/AcrR family transcriptional regulator: MARPRTIDDAAILHAAAEVIGRVGPAGLTLAAVAREVGMVPGTLVQRFGSKRGLLLAMAAQSAVDAERLAARVRERHASPLDALAELIVSSMAPMSTPETYANHLAALCIDLTDAQFREQALAVHQAQGRAMVALLAEAVDDGVLYPATDLAALTASLQAVVAGTGLTWALDRHGTLNQRLRHEVARALAPYVRSDPDPDPTGPGSGR, translated from the coding sequence GTGGCCCGCCCCAGAACCATCGATGATGCGGCGATCCTGCACGCGGCGGCCGAGGTGATCGGTCGGGTGGGTCCCGCCGGGCTGACTCTGGCGGCGGTGGCGCGTGAGGTCGGTATGGTCCCCGGCACCCTGGTGCAGCGGTTCGGCTCGAAGCGCGGCCTGCTGCTGGCCATGGCCGCACAGTCCGCCGTGGATGCCGAGCGGCTCGCCGCCAGGGTGCGTGAACGGCACGCCTCTCCGCTCGATGCGCTCGCCGAGCTGATCGTGAGCTCCATGGCGCCGATGTCCACGCCCGAGACCTACGCCAACCACCTCGCCGCCCTCTGTATCGACCTGACGGATGCGCAGTTCCGTGAGCAGGCCTTGGCGGTCCACCAGGCGCAGGGGCGGGCCATGGTGGCGCTGCTCGCCGAGGCGGTGGACGACGGCGTGCTGTACCCCGCGACCGACCTCGCCGCGCTGACCGCCTCGCTGCAGGCGGTGGTCGCCGGTACCGGTCTGACCTGGGCGCTGGACCGGCACGGCACCCTGAACCAGCGGCTGCGCCACGAGGTGGCCCGGGCGCTCGCTCCCTACGTCCGGTCGGACCCGGACCCGGATCCGACCGGGCCCGGATCCGGGCGCTGA
- a CDS encoding PadR family transcriptional regulator, producing MSLPHAILTALLEKPSSGLELTRRFDKSIGFFWSATHQQIYRELGKLEQSGLIRALPQLPSRGQRKAYEVLPQGRAALVDWIAESQDPKTAREPLLLRLRAAAVVGAPGLAAELERHLALHERQLAEYLEIEERDFPVEKAADENRLQHLVLRAGIGMEAFWIQWLTEALAGPLAVASAGPVPGALTGPAAMPQAE from the coding sequence ATGTCGCTTCCGCACGCCATTCTCACCGCCCTGCTGGAGAAGCCTTCCTCCGGGCTGGAGTTGACGCGACGTTTCGACAAGTCGATCGGCTTCTTCTGGTCCGCCACGCACCAGCAGATCTACCGGGAGCTCGGCAAGCTGGAGCAGTCCGGACTGATCCGCGCGCTGCCCCAGCTGCCGAGCCGGGGCCAGCGCAAGGCCTACGAGGTGCTGCCGCAGGGCCGGGCGGCGCTGGTCGACTGGATCGCTGAGAGTCAGGATCCCAAGACGGCACGGGAGCCGCTGCTGTTGCGCCTGCGAGCGGCCGCGGTGGTCGGGGCGCCTGGCCTGGCGGCCGAACTCGAACGCCACCTCGCCTTGCACGAGCGCCAGTTGGCGGAGTACCTGGAGATCGAGGAGCGCGACTTCCCGGTCGAGAAGGCGGCGGACGAGAACCGGCTCCAGCACCTGGTGCTGCGCGCCGGGATCGGCATGGAGGCCTTCTGGATCCAGTGGCTCACCGAGGCGCTGGCCGGGCCACTGGCTGTGGCGTCGGCTGGGCCGGTGCCTGGGGCGCTGACTGGGCCGGCTGCCATGCCGCAGGCTGAGTAG
- a CDS encoding NADPH-dependent 2,4-dienoyl-CoA reductase, whose protein sequence is MTAYPHLLRPLDLGFTTLPNRVLMGSMHVGLEEAPDGFERMAEFYATRARGGVGLIVTGGIAPNEAGRPWGGGAKLTTAEEAAKHRVVTEAVHAAGGKIAMQILHFGRYAYHEDLVAPSAIQAPISPFVPNALTEEQIEQTIEDFARAAELARQAGYDGVEIMGSEGYLINEFIAAPTNQREDAWGGSYQNRMRFPVEIVRRVRERVGPDFILIYRLSMLDLVPGGSTLAEVIELARAVEAAGATIINTGIGWHEARIPTIATSVPRGAFAWVTKKVMGSVGIPLVTTNRINTPELAEQLLADGCADLVSMARPLLADPDFVAKAAAGTPEAVNTCIGCNQACLDHTFSMKITSCLVNPRACHETELVLSATKLRKRVGVVGAGPAGLAFAVSAAERGHAVTLFDAAEEIGGQLNIARQIPGKEEFNETLRYYRHQLTQHQVELRLGTLATAESLAAEGFDEVVLATGVTPRTPEIPGSDHPSVLSYLDVLRDKAPVGDRVAIIGAGGIGFDVAEYLTDPGTSASQDPAAFFAQWGVDTEHSGAGGLRPPVRAEVKRSVHLLQRKASKVGAGLGKTTGWIHRTELKHRGVVMAAGVSYERIDDAGLHVTVDGQAQLLPVDTVVLCAGQEPRRELVTQLRELGIEPHLIGGADVAAELDAKRAIDQGTRLAASL, encoded by the coding sequence ATGACCGCCTACCCCCATCTGCTGCGCCCGCTCGACCTGGGTTTCACCACGCTGCCCAACCGGGTGCTGATGGGCTCGATGCACGTGGGCCTTGAGGAGGCGCCCGATGGGTTCGAGCGGATGGCGGAGTTCTACGCCACCCGGGCCCGCGGCGGCGTCGGCCTGATCGTCACCGGTGGCATCGCGCCGAACGAGGCCGGGCGTCCGTGGGGCGGCGGTGCCAAGCTCACCACCGCCGAGGAGGCGGCCAAGCACCGCGTCGTCACCGAGGCCGTGCACGCGGCCGGCGGCAAGATCGCCATGCAGATCCTGCACTTCGGCCGCTACGCCTACCACGAGGACCTGGTGGCGCCGAGCGCGATCCAGGCCCCGATCAGCCCGTTCGTGCCGAACGCCCTCACCGAGGAGCAGATCGAGCAGACGATCGAGGACTTCGCGCGCGCGGCCGAACTCGCCCGCCAGGCCGGCTATGACGGCGTGGAGATCATGGGCTCCGAGGGCTACCTGATCAACGAGTTCATCGCCGCGCCCACCAACCAGCGCGAGGATGCCTGGGGCGGCAGCTACCAGAACCGGATGCGGTTCCCGGTGGAGATCGTCCGCCGTGTGCGCGAGCGGGTCGGGCCCGACTTCATCCTGATCTACCGGCTCTCCATGCTCGATCTGGTCCCCGGTGGCTCGACCCTTGCCGAGGTGATCGAGCTGGCCCGGGCGGTGGAGGCGGCCGGCGCCACCATCATCAACACCGGCATCGGCTGGCACGAGGCCCGTATCCCCACCATCGCCACCTCGGTGCCGCGCGGTGCCTTCGCCTGGGTCACCAAGAAGGTGATGGGCTCGGTGGGCATCCCGCTGGTCACCACCAACCGGATCAACACCCCTGAACTGGCCGAGCAGTTGCTCGCCGACGGCTGCGCGGACCTGGTCTCGATGGCCCGCCCGTTGCTCGCCGATCCGGACTTCGTCGCCAAGGCCGCGGCCGGCACCCCCGAAGCCGTCAACACCTGCATCGGCTGCAACCAGGCCTGCCTGGACCACACCTTCAGCATGAAGATCACCTCCTGCCTGGTCAACCCGCGGGCCTGCCACGAGACCGAGCTGGTGCTCTCGGCGACCAAGCTGCGCAAGCGTGTTGGCGTGGTCGGCGCCGGCCCCGCCGGGCTTGCCTTCGCCGTCTCGGCGGCCGAACGCGGCCACGCCGTCACGCTCTTCGACGCGGCCGAGGAGATCGGCGGGCAGCTCAACATCGCTCGCCAGATCCCCGGCAAGGAGGAGTTCAACGAGACCCTGCGCTACTACCGCCACCAGCTGACGCAGCACCAGGTCGAGCTGCGGCTGGGCACCTTGGCCACGGCCGAGAGTCTGGCAGCGGAGGGCTTCGACGAGGTCGTGCTGGCCACCGGTGTCACCCCGCGCACGCCCGAGATCCCCGGCAGCGACCACCCGAGCGTGCTCAGCTACCTGGACGTGCTGCGTGACAAGGCGCCGGTCGGCGACCGGGTCGCGATCATCGGCGCTGGTGGGATCGGCTTCGACGTCGCCGAGTACCTCACCGACCCGGGCACCTCGGCCAGTCAGGACCCGGCTGCCTTCTTCGCGCAGTGGGGCGTGGACACCGAGCACAGCGGCGCCGGCGGCCTGCGGCCGCCGGTCCGGGCCGAGGTGAAGCGCTCGGTGCACCTGCTGCAGCGCAAGGCCAGCAAGGTCGGTGCCGGGCTCGGCAAGACCACCGGGTGGATCCACCGCACCGAACTCAAGCACCGGGGCGTGGTGATGGCGGCGGGCGTCAGCTACGAGCGGATCGACGACGCCGGGCTGCACGTGACGGTGGACGGGCAGGCGCAGTTGCTCCCGGTGGACACCGTGGTGCTCTGCGCCGGGCAGGAGCCGCGCCGTGAGCTGGTCACCCAGCTGCGCGAACTGGGCATCGAGCCGCACCTGATCGGCGGGGCGGACGTGGCGGCGGAGCTGGACGCCAAGCGCGCCATCGACCAGGGGACCAGGCTCGCGGCGTCGCTCTGA
- a CDS encoding winged helix-turn-helix transcriptional regulator: protein MATESTAGIAAGHPEEALPYDVFGRACPSRCVLKNVTHAWGSLTLAALYDGTFRFNELRRRVEGVSEKMLSQTLHALERDGLVHRDAQLTNPPRVDYRLTDLGREVAGRLIELISLVEERMPEVEEAQRRYDEGRA, encoded by the coding sequence ATGGCGACTGAGAGCACCGCCGGTATCGCGGCCGGCCACCCCGAGGAAGCGCTGCCGTACGACGTGTTCGGACGCGCATGCCCTTCTCGGTGCGTCCTGAAGAACGTCACGCACGCCTGGGGCAGCCTCACCCTGGCCGCGCTGTACGACGGGACCTTCCGCTTCAACGAGCTGCGCCGCCGGGTGGAGGGCGTGAGCGAGAAGATGCTGTCGCAGACCCTGCACGCGCTGGAGCGGGACGGTCTGGTGCACCGCGACGCCCAGCTGACCAATCCGCCGCGGGTCGACTACCGCCTCACCGACCTGGGGCGCGAGGTGGCCGGCCGACTGATCGAGCTGATCTCGCTGGTCGAGGAACGGATGCCCGAGGTGGAGGAGGCGCAGCGGCGGTACGACGAAGGTCGCGCCTGA
- a CDS encoding flavodoxin family protein — protein MTSPVISIAVHSGYGHTAVIAEAVRTGAAEAGATVHLIKVDEITDEQWELLDGSDAIVFGSPTYMGGASGAFHLFAEASAKRWFTSAWKDKLAAGFTNSASKSGDKLATLQFLSIFAAQHGMTWVNLGLHPGWNATTASENDLNRLGFFLGAAAQSNNDQGPEGVHKADIATAEHLGRRLAEQAKVYLAGKAALTA, from the coding sequence GTGACCAGCCCCGTCATCTCCATTGCCGTCCACTCCGGCTACGGCCACACCGCCGTCATCGCCGAGGCGGTCCGCACCGGTGCGGCCGAGGCCGGCGCTACCGTCCACCTGATCAAGGTCGACGAGATCACCGATGAGCAGTGGGAGCTGCTGGACGGCTCCGACGCCATCGTCTTTGGCTCGCCCACCTACATGGGCGGCGCCTCGGGTGCCTTCCACCTGTTCGCCGAGGCCAGCGCCAAGCGCTGGTTCACCTCGGCCTGGAAGGACAAGCTGGCGGCCGGCTTCACCAACTCCGCCTCCAAGAGCGGCGACAAGCTCGCCACCCTGCAGTTCCTGAGCATCTTCGCCGCCCAGCACGGCATGACCTGGGTGAACCTGGGCCTGCACCCGGGCTGGAACGCCACCACCGCCTCGGAGAACGACCTCAACCGGCTGGGCTTCTTCCTCGGTGCCGCCGCCCAGTCCAACAACGACCAGGGCCCTGAGGGCGTGCACAAGGCGGACATCGCCACCGCCGAGCACCTGGGCCGCCGCCTCGCGGAGCAGGCCAAGGTCTACCTGGCCGGCAAGGCCGCACTGACCGCCTGA